The genomic DNA CGCGCGCCACGTCGGCGGCGGTGACTTCCTTGTCTTTGACCGCCACCATGCCGCTCGAATTGAGGCCCCGGATATGGCTGCCCGTGATGCCGGTGTAAACGCGCTGGATCTTGCAGTCGGCCATCAGCTCGGCCTCTTTCAGCGCCTGCTGGATGCTCTGCACCGTGGCGTCGATGTTCACCACCACACCGCGTTTCAAGCCATTGCTCGGCGCCACGCCCAGGCCGGCGAGCTTGAGTTCGCCATTGGGCAGCACCTCGGCCACCACGGCCATGACCTTGGCCGTGCCGATGTCCAGCCCCACCACCACGTCTTTGTATTCTCTTGCCATATCAGTGTCTGCCCTTCATTGTTCTGTCCAGTCGCATCCGCTCCCCGCGGCTACTTCTTGGCAGCCGCTTGCGCGGTCACCGTTGTCACGCCGCGCAGGCGCAGTGCATAACCCCCGGCATGGCGCAGGTCGGCCGACTCCAGCGCGTCGGCGCGGCGCTGGTATTGCGCCGCCACCTGCGTCAGCGTGCGGGCAAAGCGCTGCGTGCGCTCCACCACCTCCTGCGGCGTGCCGCCTCCCAGCTCCAGCACGGCTTCGCTGTCGAGCGTGGCACGCCAGCCGCCACGTCCCGTCAGCACCAGTTCGTCCACCGCCATGCCCAGCGGCTCGAACACCGGCTGCAGCAGGCCATGCATCTGGAGCACCTGGGCCGAGCTGCCCTGCGGGCCCACCAGACGGGGCAAGCCCTCTTGCTCCACATCGCCCACATTGGCTTCGAACACCTCGCCCTGGCTATTGACCAGTGCAGCGCCGGTGTCGGGCCCCCAGTAGGCGACGGCATCGTGTTCCTGCAGCTCCACGCGCAGGCCGCCAGGAAACTCGCGCCGCACCATGGCCTTGCGCACCCAGGGCGCCTGTTCGAACGCCGTGCGCGCGGCGCGCAGGTCGAGGGTGAAGAAGTTGCCCGCAAGTTGCGGCGCCACATTGGCCCGCAAGGTCACGGCGTTGTTGTGCACCAACTCACCCTCGACCACGATGCGCGCCACGGCAAACCCCGGGTGCAGCAACACCCAGCGCGCCCCCGCCCCCAGCAACAGCAGGACGCAGCACACGAACAAGACCGATGCGGTCAGGTTCATGAGCTTGACGTCCAGCGGTGCGGGCAGCGACGGATTCATGGCGTGACGGCCTCCTGGGGCTGGCCTTGCGCCGGGCTCAGCGTGGCACCTGGCGGCGTGTCCAGCGTGGCCGTGGCAAGCAGGCCCACGCACAGGTCTTCGTAGCTGATACCAACGGCCCGCGCCGACATGGGCACCAGCGAATGCCCGGTCATGCCTGGCGAGGTGTTGATTTCCAGCAGAAACGGCTTGCGGTCACTGGCCCGGATCATGATGTCGGCCCGCGCCCAGCCGCGGCAACCCAGCGAGCGGAAGGCCTGCACCACCAGGCGCTGGATCTCGCGCTCCTCGGCCTCGGGCAAGCCGCTCGGGCAGTGGTATTGCGTGTCGTCGGTGAAATACTTGTTCTGGTAGTCGTAGTTGCCCTGCGGCGCCACGATGCGGATCACCGGCAGCGCATGGGCGCCAGCACCTTCACCCAGCACCGGGCAAGTGGTTTCGTCGCCCTCGATGAACTGCTCGCACAGCACCTCGGGGTCGTATTTCGATGCCAGCGCGTAGGCCTGCTCGCATTGCTCGGGCGAGGTAACTTTGCTCAACCCGATGGTCGAGCCCTCGCGCGCGGGCTTGACGATCATGGGCGCGCCCAGCGCCTGCAGGGCCAAAACGGTTTCTTCGCTGCTGGCCACGAGGCGCCAGTCGGGCGTGGGCAAGCCCTCGGCACGCCAGATGCGCTTGGTCATGATCTTGTCCATCGACATGCTGGACGCCATCACGCCGGAGCCGGTGTACGGAATGCCCAACAACTCCAGCGCGCCTTGCACCGTGCCGTCTTCGCCATGGCGCCCGTGCAGGGCAATGAAGCAGCGGTCATAGCCGCCGCGTTTCAGCTCGCCCAGATCATTGTGGGCAGGGTCAAAAGCGTGGGCATCCACGCCGCGCGAGCGCAGCGCCTGCAACACGCCGCGGCCGGACATCAGCGACACATCGCTCTCGGCCGACGCGCCGCCCATCAGCACCGCCACTTTGCCGAGCGCGCGGACATCCACATTGGAACCAAATGCGCTCATTGCGCTCTCCCTGTTTGCGTCAATAGCTCATTATTTTGTAGCATTTCCACGACTTTTCCAGGCACGGCGGCGATGGAGCCGGCACCCATGCACATCACCACGTCGCCCGCCTTGGCGTTGTCAGCAATGATCTGGGGCATCTCGGAAACGCTGTCAACGAAGTGCGGCTCCACCCGGCCGGCCACGCGCAGCGACCGCGCCAGCGCGCGGCCGTCGGCCGCCACCACGGGCGCTTCGCCGGCGGCATAGACCTCGGAGAGCAGCACGGCATCGGCCGTGCCGATGACCTTGACGAAATCTTCAAAGCAGTCGCGCGTGCGGCTGTAGCGGTGCGGCTGAAACGCCAGCACCAGGCGGCGCCCCGGGAAGGCACCGCGCGCTGCCGCCAGCGTGGCGGCCATCTCGACGGGGTGGTGGCCGTAGTCGTCGATCAGCGTGAACTGGCCACCGTCCTTGGCGGGCAGCTCGCCATAGCGCTGGAAGCGCCGGCCCACGCCCTTGAAACCGGCCAGCGCGCGCTGCACGGCTTCGTCCGGAATGTTCAGCTCCACGGCCACCGCGATGGCCGACAGGGCGTTGAGCACGTTGTGCTCGCCCGCCAGGTTGAGCACCACCTCCATGTCGGGCAGCGTGACGCCGTTGCGCCGCTGCACCGTGAAGCGCATTTGCCCCGCCTCGGCCCGCACGTTGATGGCGCGCACCTGGGCGTCTTCAGAAAAGCCGTAACTGGTGACCGGGCAGGTTACGCTTTGCAAAATGTCGCGCACCGCCGGGCTGTCAATGCACAGAACGGCCGTGCCATAGAACGGCATGCGGTGCAGAAAATCGACAAAAGCGCCCTTGAGCCGACCGAAGTCGTGCCCGTAGGTTTCCATGTGGTCGGCGTCGATGTTGGTCACCACGGCCATCACCGGCAGCAGGTTCAGGAACGACGCATCCGACTCATCGGCCTCGACCACGATGTAGTCGCCGCTGCCCAGCTTGGCATTGGCGCCCGCGCTGTTCAGGCGCCCGCCGATGACGAAGGTCGGGTCCAGCCCCGCCTCGGCCAGCACGCTGGTCACGAGGCTGGTGGTGGTGGTCTTGCCGTGCGTGCCGGCGATGGCGATGCCCTGCTTGAGGCGCATCAGCTCGGCCAGCATGAGGGCACGCGGCACGACTGGAATCTTCTTGTCGCGCGCGGCCAGCACCTCGGGGTTGTCGGCCGTGACCGCCGTGGAGGTGACCACGGCATCCGCGCCCTCGATGTGCGCGGCTGCATGGCCCAGGCAGGTCT from Acidovorax sp. T1 includes the following:
- a CDS encoding D-alanine--D-alanine ligase, which translates into the protein MSAFGSNVDVRALGKVAVLMGGASAESDVSLMSGRGVLQALRSRGVDAHAFDPAHNDLGELKRGGYDRCFIALHGRHGEDGTVQGALELLGIPYTGSGVMASSMSMDKIMTKRIWRAEGLPTPDWRLVASSEETVLALQALGAPMIVKPAREGSTIGLSKVTSPEQCEQAYALASKYDPEVLCEQFIEGDETTCPVLGEGAGAHALPVIRIVAPQGNYDYQNKYFTDDTQYHCPSGLPEAEEREIQRLVVQAFRSLGCRGWARADIMIRASDRKPFLLEINTSPGMTGHSLVPMSARAVGISYEDLCVGLLATATLDTPPGATLSPAQGQPQEAVTP
- a CDS encoding cell division protein FtsQ/DivIB; this translates as MNPSLPAPLDVKLMNLTASVLFVCCVLLLLGAGARWVLLHPGFAVARIVVEGELVHNNAVTLRANVAPQLAGNFFTLDLRAARTAFEQAPWVRKAMVRREFPGGLRVELQEHDAVAYWGPDTGAALVNSQGEVFEANVGDVEQEGLPRLVGPQGSSAQVLQMHGLLQPVFEPLGMAVDELVLTGRGGWRATLDSEAVLELGGGTPQEVVERTQRFARTLTQVAAQYQRRADALESADLRHAGGYALRLRGVTTVTAQAAAKK
- the murC gene encoding UDP-N-acetylmuramate--L-alanine ligase, which produces MKHAIRHIHFVGIGGAGMSGIAEVLFNLGYRISGSDLADSATLRRLKGLGIQTCLGHAAAHIEGADAVVTSTAVTADNPEVLAARDKKIPVVPRALMLAELMRLKQGIAIAGTHGKTTTTSLVTSVLAEAGLDPTFVIGGRLNSAGANAKLGSGDYIVVEADESDASFLNLLPVMAVVTNIDADHMETYGHDFGRLKGAFVDFLHRMPFYGTAVLCIDSPAVRDILQSVTCPVTSYGFSEDAQVRAINVRAEAGQMRFTVQRRNGVTLPDMEVVLNLAGEHNVLNALSAIAVAVELNIPDEAVQRALAGFKGVGRRFQRYGELPAKDGGQFTLIDDYGHHPVEMAATLAAARGAFPGRRLVLAFQPHRYSRTRDCFEDFVKVIGTADAVLLSEVYAAGEAPVVAADGRALARSLRVAGRVEPHFVDSVSEMPQIIADNAKAGDVVMCMGAGSIAAVPGKVVEMLQNNELLTQTGRAQ